One window of the Rhipicephalus sanguineus isolate Rsan-2018 chromosome 4, BIME_Rsan_1.4, whole genome shotgun sequence genome contains the following:
- the LOC119389234 gene encoding ubiquitin-conjugating enzyme E2 Z, giving the protein MARRPQDPGDEQPTPQCLQRIQSDLAELHADPPPGVFVSPEENDMTVLHAIIVGSWGTPLEGGFFHLVLKCPGDYPLRPPRVRFLTGVGKASFNGHIYGESMCLSVLGTAPGPSWNPEMNISSLLAAIQSFLADGASERMRHNAISIAVCDTLEACLRESTADSPSMPPALKKQVLKYYTDNYAKYEDAVKAQIGSPGALSWVRNLMIGDYQQLLKRLRDIKKKIDDQNAAAAAE; this is encoded by the coding sequence ATGGCTCGCCGACCTCAAGATCCCGGGGACGAACAACCGACGCCTCAGTGCCTGCAAAGGATTCAGAGCGACCTGGCGGAGCTGCACGCCGACCCACCGCCGGGCGTGTTCGTCTCGCCCGAAGAGAACGACATGACCGTTCTGCACGCCATTATTGTGGGTTCCTGGGGTACGCCTCTAGAAGGCGGCTTCTTCCACCTGGTGCTCAAGTGCCCCGGCGACTACCCTTTGCGACCGCCTCGCGTGCGCTTCTTGACCGGCGTGGGCAAGGCGTCGTTCAACGGCCACATCTACGGCGAGTCTATGTGCCTCAGCGTGCTCGGCACAGCTCCCGGACCGAGTTGGAACCCCGAGATGAACATCAGCAGCTTGCTCGCCGCCATACAATCCTTCCTGGCCGATGGTGCTTCAGAGCGCATGCGCCACAACGCGATCAGCATCGCTGTGTGTGACACGCTCGAAGCTTGCCTGCGAGAGAGCACTGCAGACTCGCCTTCGATGCCTCCTGCTCTGAAGAAGCAGGTCCTCAAGTACTACACCGACAACTATGCAAAGTACGAGGACGCGGTGAAGGCGCAGATCGGTTCGCCGGGAGCGTTGTCGTGGGTCAGGAATCTAATGATTGGCGATTACCAACAACTGCTCAAGCGACTTCGAGACATCAAGAAGAAGATCGACGACCAGAACGCCGCTGCCGCTGCAGAGTGA